From Campylobacter pinnipediorum subsp. caledonicus:
AAATTTGCAAATTTTGGAGTCATTATCGTAGCTATTTTTTCAACAGCTTTTTTTGTAGCAAACTCTTTGCCGCACTCTATGCACTTAAATAACTCATCTTGTGCTAGCTGTGTATAGACAAAAGTAGATGGTTTTAACTCTATTTTACCCCTTGTTAGTTTTATTGTATCTTTTTCGGCACAGCTTAGTTCGCAGTATCCACAGGCCGTGCAAACACTTGGGTTAAATTGTATTGAGTTTGTGTTTTTGTCAGCTACCAAAGCACCTACGTTACAGGCGCCAACACAGCTAAGACAAAGTGTGCAGCTGTCTTGGTTTATCTGTACTTTTCCGTATCTTATGTTTTCATCTGTATAGACTTCGCCTAAATTTTCATCTCCTACAAAAAAGCTAAGTCTTTTTGCAAAAATCTCTCTTTTGGCCAAAGCATACTCGCTCATACTAAAATAACTGCCATCTATAAACCCAGCTTGTGATAAAGCCTCTTTTAGCTCTTTTTCATTTTTTGCTATATAAACTGCTTGTTTGTTAAATTTGATTTTATAAACTTGATTTATTATTTCAGCAGAAGAACTTAACGCTCTAGCTCTTGTTTTTGTATAGATAATTATACTAGAGCCACTCTCTTGTAAAAGAGTCAAAAGATGTGTTTCGCTAAAAAACTTCTCACTCCATCCACCAAAAGGCAATACCCCGACAGGTAATTTTATATCTAGCTCATCTAAGCTTGAATCATTTGCAACAACAAGAGGAATTTTATCTTTGTATAATTTTGTAGTTTCTAAAAATGCATTTCTTGGCATAAGAGAATAATCAAGCGCCCCACTAGGGCAAATAGCTATACATTCAGCACAATTTACGCAATCTATATGCGAAAAAACAAGATGTTTTGTCTCATCTTCTTTTAGTATGGCTACGGTTGGGCATATGTCTGCACATTTTCCGCAAATTTCTTGTCTTCTTTCGTGGTATTGGCAGATGCTAGAATCATAATGTATATAGCTTTTATATGAATAATTTGGACTACAGGAGTTTAAAAATGCTAAAATTTCATCATCTTTTTTACCAGATATCTCTATACAGCCACTTTGTTTTAGCATATAATCACGTGCATTTTCTACCAAGAAAAAATCACAATCTAACTCAAACTCATCGTTGTCTCTTAAGACTATAACACTAAGTTCTCCAACAGCTCCAAACACAAACTTAACTTCAAAATGAGTCAGTTCAATTACTTTATATTCATTTTTTATTAGTAAATCTGCTAGTTGTGATTTTTCGCTATTGCTAACTATAACTACATTTTTTCCAACTTTTTTTTCATAGTCTATATCTTTTGCCAAATCAAAAGTATTTGCTCTAGCTTCATATAATAAAAGTGTATTTTTTGCTTTATTCAAAGTATCATCTTGTGTATTTTTTAGATAAAAATTTATCTCATTTGCTACTATATCGGCTTTTAATTTTTCTGAGTTTGAGATTAAAAAATGTGAGTTTGTGTCATCTGTTATCTCTATCTCTTCGTTTAAAACCACCGGTTCATCAAATGCGTTATAAAAACCAAATTCTTTCATCATAGACTACGCCTTTTAAAATTAGTTTTATCATACTACAACTAAAAGTGTTAATTTTGGATAAAAAATTATAAGTGGATTTTAATTTTAAAAAAGAATAAGAATTCCCCGCATAAGCAGGGAAAATATATTAACGTTTTGAGAACTGAGGGCTTCTTCTAGCTTTTCTTCTACCGAATTTCTTACGCTCAACAACACGAGAGTCACGAGTAAGTAATCCTTTAGGTTTTAAAGCAGCTCTGAAGTCAGCATCCATAGCCGCTAAAGCACGAGATATACCGTGTCTTAAAGCTTCAGCTTGTGCTGAGTAACCACCACCAAGTGTAGT
This genomic window contains:
- the rpsI gene encoding 30S ribosomal protein S9, yielding MATVYATGKRKTAVAKVWIKSGSGKILVNGMDLNTWLGGHEAIKLKVVQPLLATKQETLVDIKATTLGGGYSAQAEALRHGISRALAAMDADFRAALKPKGLLTRDSRVVERKKFGRRKARRSPQFSKR
- a CDS encoding 4Fe-4S dicluster domain-containing protein — protein: MKEFGFYNAFDEPVVLNEEIEITDDTNSHFLISNSEKLKADIVANEINFYLKNTQDDTLNKAKNTLLLYEARANTFDLAKDIDYEKKVGKNVVIVSNSEKSQLADLLIKNEYKVIELTHFEVKFVFGAVGELSVIVLRDNDEFELDCDFFLVENARDYMLKQSGCIEISGKKDDEILAFLNSCSPNYSYKSYIHYDSSICQYHERRQEICGKCADICPTVAILKEDETKHLVFSHIDCVNCAECIAICPSGALDYSLMPRNAFLETTKLYKDKIPLVVANDSSLDELDIKLPVGVLPFGGWSEKFFSETHLLTLLQESGSSIIIYTKTRARALSSSAEIINQVYKIKFNKQAVYIAKNEKELKEALSQAGFIDGSYFSMSEYALAKREIFAKRLSFFVGDENLGEVYTDENIRYGKVQINQDSCTLCLSCVGACNVGALVADKNTNSIQFNPSVCTACGYCELSCAEKDTIKLTRGKIELKPSTFVYTQLAQDELFKCIECGKEFATKKAVEKIATIMTPKFANFPEKIKTLYCCSDCKAKVMIKAQIEANKELNAF